Proteins from a genomic interval of Coccinella septempunctata chromosome 2, icCocSept1.1, whole genome shotgun sequence:
- the LOC123306407 gene encoding eukaryotic translation initiation factor 2 subunit 1: MPLSCRFYKEKYPEVEDVVMVNVRAIAEMGAYVHLLEYKNIEGMILLSELSRRRIRSINKLIRVGKTEPVVVIRVDKDKGYIDLSKRRVSAEDVEKCTERFAKAKAVNSILRHVAELLRYETDEQLEELYQKTAWYFEEKYKKNKASAYDFFKQAVVDPSILAECDLDENTKEVLLSNIKRKLTSQAVKVRADIECACYGYEGIDAVKTALKAGLDLSTEELPIKINLIAPPLYVMTTSTPEKQDGLKALNDAIEVIKKTIGELGGVFNIQMAPKVVTATDEAELVKKMEIAEMENTEVAGDDEEDEDEDEQDSEEENEGDA, encoded by the exons ATGCCGCTATCCTGTAGATTTTATAAAGAGAAATATCCCGAAGTGGAAGATGTAGTGATGGTAAATGTTAGAGCAATTGCCGAAATGGGTGCTTATGTTCATTTACTAGAGTATAAAAATATTGAGGGCATGATCTTATTATCCGAATTGTCTAGGAGACGTATAAGGTCTATCAATAAACTTATAAGAGTTGGTAAAACAGAACCTGTAGTAGTTATAAGAGTAGATAAAGATAAAGGATATATTGATCTGTCAAAAAGACGTGTGAGTGCTGAAGATGttgaaaaatgtactgaaagGTTTGCAAAAGCTAAAGCAGTGAACTCTATCTTGAGGCACGTTGCTGAGCTTTTGCGATATGAAACTGATGAACAATTAGAAGAATTGTATCAAAAGACAGCATggtattttgaagaaaaatacaaaaaaaataagGCTAGTGCTTATGACTTCTTTAAGCAGGCAGTAGT TGATCCAagtattttagctgaatgtgaTTTGGATGAAAATACTAAGGAGGTTTTGTTGAGTAATATCAAACGTAAATTAACGTCACAAGCAGTTAAAGTTCGAGCAGATATTGAATGTGCTTGTTATGGTTATGAAGGAATTGATGCTGTAAAAACTGCTTTGAAAGCTGGTTTAGACTTATCTACTGAAGAATTGCCAATTAAAATAAATTTAATTGCTCCCCCTCTTTATG taatgactaCATCAACTCCAGAAAAACAAGATGGATTAAAAGCTTTAAATGACGCTATTGAGGTTATTAAAAAAACAATTGGTGAATTGGGTGGAGTATTTAATATTCAAATGGCT CCTAAAGTTGTGACTGCTACAGATGAAGCTGAGCTTGTAAAGAAAATGGAGATTGCTGAGATGGAAAATACAGAAGTTGCAGGTGATGATGAAGAAGACGAGGATGAAGATGAACAGGACAGTGAAGAAGAAAATGAAGGGGATGCTTGA
- the LOC123306409 gene encoding elongin-C has product MTDIGDDKNTDRVYGGCEGPDAMYVKLISSDGHEFIVKREHALTSGTIKAMLSGPGQFAENEANEVNFREIPSHVLQKVCMYFTYKVRYTNSSTEIPEFPIAPEIALELLMAANFLDC; this is encoded by the exons ATGACTGACATAGGGGATGATAAAAACACCGACCGTGTTTATGGTGGTTGTGAGGGGCCGGATGCTATGTACGTAAAGCTGATTTCTTCCGATGGACACGAATTTATAGTTAAAAGGGAACATGCCTTAACTTCTGGTACTATCAAGGCTATGCTAAGTGGGCCTGGCCAGTTTGCTGAGAATGAAGCCAATGAAGTGAATTTCAGGGAAATTCC GTCTCATGTATTACAGAAGGTCTGTATGTATTTCACCTATAAAGTACGTTATACAAACAGCTCTACTGAGATTCCGGAATTTCCTATTGCTCCTGAAATTGCTCTGGAGCTTCTGATGGCAGCAAATTTCTTAGATTGTTGA
- the LOC123306406 gene encoding protein DEK, translating into MSDEGDSPKIAHSEGKEDVKSEDNDSSQDEVELKDKSPSKEKTTNDDKNDDKDEENDVDEENDKDGDTEESESQESKASNKEKGNENDSKKKSKNDDKKKNDKLKSEDEEESEEDISEEEEEEEKEQKKSTKEKKGKTEPVQDSKKDRRGASKSNDDKKESNEDGSETKGEKCCLGDIPRIDASISRFKNDDLKLLHKLLYKEPGKTNLIKKNIRKFDGFDFTKDSDEYSKKIKDILKFESKQLKVICEMLDLPKTEKDEENANKILEFLLEPKDSGKVVGGGRPKRTAAVRANNRGYSSHDDYSSDEKYKARSRREKGQRTTYKEDSSSSDEEFQPSDDDRPATKSKQRNAKRKKAKSEDSEEDVVTPSSDESDDGSRKRKRVSKVNNKSKAKAPAKRGRKPTPKKTPGRKKKKVSSEEDTEELSDKKNDGSSSEDEPLVKKTKNSQPPTDEEIKTYVKEILEGANLEEITMKTVCQKVYAHYPDFDLAHKKDFIKTTVKSLIST; encoded by the exons ATGTCCGACGAAGGAGATTCACCAAAAATTGCCCATTCTGAG GGTAAAGAAGACGTCAAATCTGAGGATAATGATTCGTCACAAGATGAGGTTGAATTGAAGGACAAGTCGCCATCCAAAGAAAAAACTACTAATGATGATAAAAATGATGATAAGGATGAAGAAAACGATGTAGACGAAGAAAATGACAAAGATGGTGATACTGAGGAATCAGAGAGCCAAGAATCCAAAGCTTCAAATAAGGAGAAGGGAAACGAGAATGACTCAAAAAAGAAGTCTAAAAATGAcgataaaaagaaaaatgataaattaaaatctgaagatgaagaagaatCTGAGGAAGATATTAGTGAAGAAGAggaggaagaagaaaaagaacagaagaaaagtacaaaagaaaaaaaagggaAAACTGAACCAGTCCAAGACTCTAAGAAGGATCGTAGAGGTGCTTCAAAGTCTAATGACGATAAAAAGGAATCTAATGAGGAT GGCTCTGAAACGAAAGGAGAAAAATGCTGTCTTGGGGATATTCCCAGAATAGACGCTTCAATATCAAGATTTAAGAATGATGATCTAAAGTTATTACACAAGTTGCTTTACAAAGAGCCTGGGAAAACGAATTTGATTAAGAAAAACATTCGTAAATTTGATGGTTTTGACTTTACCAAGGACTCTGATGAGTATTCTAAAAAAATTAAGGACATTCTTAAGTTTGAAAGCAAACAATTGAAAGTAATTTGCGAGATGCTGGACTTGCCTAAAACTGAGAAAGATGAGGAGAACGCTAATAAGATATTAGAATTCTTATTGGAACCAAAGGACTCTGGTAAGGTAGTCGGAGGAGGTCGACCTAAGAGAACTGCTGCAGTTCGAGCTAATAATAGAG GTTATTCATCCCATGATGACTATTCAAGTGATGAAAAATACAAAGCAAGGTCAAGAAGAGAAAAAGGCCAGAGGACCACTTATAAAGAAGACAGCTCCAGTAGTGATGAGGAGTTTCAGCCTTCAGATGATGACCGTCCAGCTACCAAGTCTAAACAAAGAAATGCTAAGCGCAAGAAGGCCAAGAGTGAAGACAGTGAAGAAGATGTAGTCACGCCAAGCTCAGATGAAAGTGAT GATGGATCTCGCAAGCGAAAACGAGTTTCTAAAGTTAACAACAAGAGTAAAGCCAAGGCTCCCGCCAAAAGGGGACGTAAACCTACGCCTAAGAAGACACCAggtagaaagaagaagaaagttAGTTCAGAAGAAGACACAGAGGAACTAAGTGATAAGAAAAATGATGGTAGTTCATCTGAGGATGAGCCATTAGTGAAGAAGACTAAAAATTCACAGCCGCCTACT GATGAAGAAATCAAAACTTATGTAAAGGAGATCTTAGAAGGAGCTAATTTAGAAGAAATCACCATGAAAACTGTCTGTCAGAAAGTATATGCTCACTATCCAGACTTTGATTTAGCACACAAAAAAGATTTTATCAAAACGACTGTTAAATCG TTGATATCGACGTGA